The sequence ATGTGAGGATCTGTATGCATGATGATGCTGCAAGTCAAACATCTGAATTGATAGAAATAAGCCCTTGAAATCTAAGTTTCACCATTTGaactaaattactgaaataaatgaatgccTTAATGGCATTCTTATGTATATGTTTTGCTCTTACTGAGTTCTTTAGGAGACAAATGAAATATCTGGacgaacttcttttttttttttttttttttttagcaaatcaggcttttaatttgaagagTCCGACCGGATGAAGGCGATCGtcttaagtatttatttattttttggtccaTTTCAGATAATTTGCTCATTGTCAGGGGTGTTTTTTGTTACCTAATCTATAGCGGATGAGTCCTCTGTTGTAGAAAGGGATTGGAACCTGGCAGTCAGTCTGTATAGCGGAGGTGTAGTCCTCCATTGCTTCATAAAAATCCACCCGGAAGTACTTTATCTGACCAAGATTGTTGTAAGCAGTGGCTAGTTTGGAGGCTTCACAGTTCCTGCGCAGATAAAACAGAGACGAAACTCTTTATGGCGATGAATACTAAATCTATACACGGGGAAGATAGAAATAAGCTGGCTTTCGGTAAATGAAATTAATGGTACTAAATTTGACAGGTAACAGTTACAAAACACTACTCATATACTCATATTCTTCTCAGCCGTTAGCTTCTTTAACATGTCTTGAAAGGCAAAATAATACCTGGACTGTAAACAGCAAGCGATAAACCTTGCATACAACTCCTCCGCCTTGTCAAAATTGCGTTTGTTAAACTCAGAATGAGCATTTTCAAGTAGCTGACAATTTTCGTCCTCCATAAAGGTAAAAGGTTGTTGAGGATGTGACGTCATGAAACAGACAGTCCAATCAAATTCTTGTGTCTAAAGACGTGCTGTAACGTAACAGTGTGGAAAAGTGACCAAATATCAATATTGTCAGACCAAATGTcacgtttttttattattattattattattattattattattattattaataataataataataatttttcacaaaaattctACTACCTTTATAGTGGTGTTGtatcaataaaatatgaattatacCTTGATTATTCAgtcagcagagggaaaaaatCTGACATAATGAAAAGACAATCGCATGTGCagtagtagtttttttttttttcatgaatgacACCATCAATGAGACAATTCCTCTGAAACATATACACAATGTACTCTTTGAGCCAATaacacaattgtgaaattttgtGGCACTTGTTCTTACAAATGTTACAAAAGTTCATAAATCAGAAGTGTACTTAAAAGAATCTGattagtaaaaaatatttcagtacaGATTTGGCCCATCGATTTATTacatttctctttgtttcaaaCTTTGACGGTGATACCAACTTTAACATCGTTAGCCtgctggtttgtgtttttcttacaaCACTTAGATTCTAACAACACACAGGACTTGATTCCTGGACATGCAGGCGGACATATCCGGTGcaatttagttcattttttcaAATGCCCTGATGGATTGACTGTCTTAATGTTGAGTCATATCACCATGTCAAATATAACCACTGCATGTGAAAATGCAATGTAAGCAAAGGATATTCCTCAAGTAAGAAGTTATATTACAtaaataacttcaaaataatGATGATTctcactaaataaaaatatactgtaataaaaacagtttaaagcaTCGGTTAAATTGGTCATGAGATATTTTTTTGGGTCATCTGTACAACAACAAGGAGACATATAGCAGAGAGAAATTCTCAGACAATTTCTAAGGCCAAGAAGTCGCCTGTCGTGGGAAAAAATTACACCTTATGGAGCAAGAGGTCAGTCAGCAGCTTGGTGCTTCCCTGAGCAGCTCATTTTTCTCCGGACTGTGTTGACGAGTTGACACAGATCAAACAGAACATGCAGACTGAGAAAGAGATGCTACAAACGGGCTGCTTTTGGAGAAATGGAAATAACATATATTGCTGCAAAGGTTTATGAAAGCTTAACAATGGCACAGCCTCGCCTGGTGGACCGTTCTACAACGTCTAAAAGCGGAAATTGATAGGATTTTGAGGGGAAAAGAAAGATTTGAAGTTACTCCTCAAAAATTACCTCTCCATGTCAGTCAATAAATTtagaattttcttttcaaattattaCAGATCAGTTAAAAATATGGAATTTATCAGTGAGATTTGAAGCAAATATTATGTTCAGAACTTGCCCAACATGAAAGTTGCTGTTTGCTGAGAGAGTTGACACACAAGTGTCCAAATCCATGTTGGA is a genomic window of Poecilia reticulata strain Guanapo linkage group LG21, Guppy_female_1.0+MT, whole genome shotgun sequence containing:
- the ttc32 gene encoding tetratricopeptide repeat protein 32 encodes the protein MTSHPQQPFTFMEDENCQLLENAHSEFNKRNFDKAEELYARFIACCLQSRNCEASKLATAYNNLGQIKYFRVDFYEAMEDYTSAIQTDCQVPIPFYNRGLIRYRLGFFEDAKSDFQQALKLDANFEDAKRSLQQTLLDQQEKLNRGY